In Pseudomonas nunensis, a single window of DNA contains:
- a CDS encoding GGDEF domain-containing protein: protein MPLDPLTMLTISVALAAAAALYLAIEWRSIREPSLLFWSAGFATITVGSTLALLRSSGFLFIGIWFANGLLVIAHFLFLLGVARFTQTRLSRVWALMFIAWLAMLLVPDGPTWSKVMLLVNSLLVALSTLRASFLLRPHGKSLSVGAVQLRYVLLAHGVFYVAKALTAVIPGTLIDLAALRGAIIQISLVEGVMAIMLIALSMTGTERYRREKQIAHLAARDPLTALYNRRALEVRAPRLLEDVSSTRPGALLLIDIDNFKLVNDLYGHTAGDRLLIALSEMIRAVLPEASLAARLGGDEFVILLGNATKEQVVSLGNTLREQFQQTATQTFPTPEPVTLSIGADLFDQPPASLAALIEQGDAALYASKRGGRNSIRLVDRTL, encoded by the coding sequence ATGCCGCTCGACCCGCTCACGATGTTGACAATTTCGGTCGCCCTTGCGGCGGCCGCTGCGCTGTACCTGGCGATCGAATGGCGCAGCATTCGCGAGCCCTCGTTGCTGTTCTGGAGCGCGGGTTTTGCCACGATCACCGTGGGCTCGACCCTCGCCCTGTTGCGCAGCAGCGGCTTTCTGTTCATCGGTATCTGGTTCGCCAACGGTCTATTGGTGATCGCGCACTTCCTGTTTTTACTCGGTGTCGCGCGCTTCACCCAGACGCGCCTGTCCCGTGTCTGGGCGCTGATGTTCATCGCGTGGCTGGCGATGTTGCTGGTGCCGGACGGGCCCACCTGGTCGAAAGTCATGCTGCTGGTCAACTCGCTGCTGGTCGCGCTGTCGACCCTCAGGGCCAGTTTCCTTCTGCGCCCTCATGGCAAGTCGTTGAGCGTCGGCGCGGTGCAGCTGCGTTATGTGCTGCTGGCCCACGGGGTTTTCTATGTGGCCAAGGCACTCACGGCGGTGATTCCGGGCACGCTGATCGACTTGGCCGCGCTGCGTGGCGCGATCATTCAGATTTCCCTTGTCGAAGGCGTGATGGCGATCATGTTGATCGCCCTGTCGATGACCGGCACCGAGCGTTATCGGCGGGAGAAACAGATCGCGCACCTCGCCGCCCGCGACCCGTTGACCGCCCTGTACAACCGCCGCGCCCTCGAAGTGCGGGCGCCGCGTCTGTTGGAAGACGTCTCGTCGACTCGCCCCGGCGCCTTGCTGCTGATCGACATCGACAACTTCAAACTGGTCAACGACTTGTACGGCCATACCGCCGGCGACCGACTGCTCATTGCGCTGAGCGAGATGATTCGCGCGGTGCTGCCCGAAGCGTCACTGGCGGCGCGGCTTGGCGGTGACGAGTTTGTCATCCTGCTGGGTAACGCCACGAAAGAACAAGTCGTCAGCCTGGGCAACACACTGCGCGAACAGTTTCAGCAAACCGCCACACAGACCTTCCCTACGCCCGAACCGGTGACACTGAGCATCGGCGCCGACCTGTTCGACCAGCCACCCGCCAGCCTCGCGGCACTGATCGAACAAGGCGACGCCGCGCTCTACGCGTCCAAGCGTGGCGGGCGCAACAGCATTCGGCTGGTTGATCGGACGCTTTAA
- a CDS encoding GNAT family N-acetyltransferase — MLTLRVMTLDDYEAVIDLMKRTPGVSLRDADSRESTAKYLERNPGLSFVAEVEGVIGACVMCGHDGRRGYLQHLVVLPQHRRQGIANALVARCLSSLEALGILKCHLDVFKTNEAAAKYWHSQGWQLRTDIDRYSFTRSGDENA; from the coding sequence ATGCTCACGCTCCGTGTCATGACCCTGGACGATTACGAGGCCGTGATCGACCTGATGAAACGCACGCCGGGCGTCTCCCTGCGGGATGCCGATTCTCGAGAATCGACTGCGAAGTATCTGGAGCGCAATCCCGGACTTAGCTTCGTTGCAGAGGTGGAGGGCGTTATCGGCGCTTGCGTCATGTGCGGGCACGACGGCCGCCGAGGGTATTTGCAGCATCTGGTGGTGCTGCCGCAGCATCGGCGGCAAGGCATCGCCAATGCTTTGGTGGCGCGCTGTCTATCGAGCCTTGAAGCGCTCGGAATCCTTAAATGTCATCTCGATGTTTTCAAGACCAACGAAGCAGCGGCTAAGTATTGGCATAGCCAGGGCTGGCAGCTCAGGACAGATATCGATCGGTATTCGTTTACCCGGTCGGGTGATGAGAACGCATGA
- the dapF gene encoding diaminopimelate epimerase codes for MPLSFHKMHANGDDFVIVDARNASNPVTSSLARRMGDRNRGVGFNQLAVILDCDDADARLIFWNADGSALDACGSATRGAADRLMRESRVTSIVLRTNRGLLTCERTSAGTISVNMGAPLFDWSEIPLVREMDTAVLPLAGDPAACSMGNPHCTYFVDDVAAVDIATIGPTLETNPLFPLATNVHFVQVIDRKHIRLRIWERGGGIPLGSGSCCCGAAVNGIRRGLLDNSVAVECDGGTVTVQWDGAGSVVLTGPVETSFSGVIPDSQLRAF; via the coding sequence ATGCCGTTGAGCTTTCACAAAATGCACGCCAATGGCGATGACTTCGTTATCGTCGACGCGCGCAACGCGTCCAATCCAGTCACCAGTAGCCTGGCTCGGCGAATGGGCGACCGGAACCGGGGCGTCGGCTTCAATCAACTGGCGGTGATACTCGATTGCGATGATGCGGACGCGCGCCTGATCTTCTGGAATGCCGATGGCTCCGCGCTGGACGCGTGTGGCAGCGCCACCCGGGGCGCCGCCGACCGGCTGATGCGTGAGTCCCGTGTGACTTCAATCGTGTTGCGCACCAATCGTGGCCTGCTCACGTGCGAACGAACGTCGGCCGGCACCATTTCCGTCAACATGGGAGCGCCGCTTTTCGACTGGTCAGAGATTCCCCTGGTGCGGGAAATGGATACCGCTGTTTTGCCACTTGCTGGTGACCCGGCAGCCTGCAGCATGGGCAATCCGCACTGCACCTATTTTGTGGATGACGTGGCGGCCGTCGACATTGCGACCATCGGCCCCACCCTTGAAACCAACCCGCTGTTTCCCCTCGCAACGAACGTGCATTTCGTCCAGGTCATTGATCGAAAGCACATCCGGTTGCGCATCTGGGAACGCGGAGGTGGCATCCCCCTCGGCTCAGGTTCTTGCTGTTGTGGCGCTGCGGTTAACGGCATTCGTCGTGGTTTGCTGGACAATTCCGTTGCGGTTGAATGTGACGGCGGAACCGTAACGGTTCAATGGGATGGCGCAGGCTCCGTGGTTCTCACGGGGCCAGTCGAAACGAGTTTTTCGGGCGTCATTCCAGACAGCCAGTTGCGGGCTTTTTAA
- a CDS encoding GNAT family N-acetyltransferase gives MDIRLTEEKDWKLLKQIRLAALLDTPTAFGVSYQTAAHYTDEQWKERASSGSGTQFWLTFEDNKPLGMIGAAVSQTNRYNLIGMWVEPTARGSSVANQLVEAVKSSAMVKGYDRVFLDVSPDNARAANFYLRQGFTFMDEWEPLESHPHISVQTMFWVVRD, from the coding sequence ATGGACATTCGACTCACGGAAGAAAAAGACTGGAAGCTATTGAAGCAAATCCGCCTCGCCGCGCTTTTGGACACGCCAACAGCGTTTGGTGTGAGCTACCAAACCGCCGCCCATTACACTGACGAACAATGGAAAGAACGTGCCTCGTCAGGCAGCGGAACGCAGTTCTGGTTGACATTCGAAGACAATAAACCCTTAGGCATGATCGGAGCCGCGGTCAGCCAGACGAATCGCTATAACCTGATCGGCATGTGGGTTGAACCCACCGCCCGTGGCTCCTCCGTGGCCAATCAACTGGTGGAGGCGGTGAAATCCAGCGCGATGGTCAAAGGGTATGATCGGGTTTTCCTGGACGTTTCTCCCGACAATGCCAGGGCCGCGAACTTCTATCTGAGGCAGGGCTTCACGTTCATGGATGAATGGGAACCTCTGGAAAGCCATCCGCATATCAGCGTCCAGACAATGTTTTGGGTTGTGCGGGACTGA
- a CDS encoding DUF1737 domain-containing protein, which yields MSSPPEGLPVYRVLTGPDDAAFCHRVSDALKMGYVLHGAPAVTFNGERVIVAQAVIWPAKVASSA from the coding sequence ATGAGCTCACCACCTGAAGGACTTCCCGTTTATCGAGTGCTGACGGGACCCGATGACGCCGCTTTTTGCCACCGCGTAAGCGACGCACTGAAAATGGGTTATGTGCTGCATGGCGCTCCTGCAGTAACGTTCAACGGGGAACGCGTGATCGTCGCGCAGGCCGTTATCTGGCCTGCGAAAGTTGCCTCGTCCGCATAG
- a CDS encoding DMT family transporter, producing MNQHTPLTAHPQATRAWRQAIPLPLLEAALILTWSSGFVGARFSIDYAPALLVVFWRCVVVTLILLPFVAKSLRQTSLPVLLKNAGIGLLAMAGYLAGVIQGIALGVPAGLAALFADLLPMGMALLAALVLGQRLAWQVWAGLVIGLVGVVVVTHGALAWGNAPLWAYGLPLLGMLSLAVATLWQKQLSAEESLGLLPNLWLQCFVSSIAFAIVEGTQGSLAPIPSTGFALSVLWTVGLSTVGGYGLYWICLRRATATRVASVLYLSPPVTMVWAWAMFDEPLSWQMVCGMLVSGVGIWLVVRAEARQNPS from the coding sequence ATGAACCAGCACACTCCGCTTACCGCTCATCCGCAAGCCACGCGAGCCTGGCGCCAGGCGATCCCGTTGCCGTTACTCGAGGCGGCGCTGATTCTCACCTGGAGTTCCGGGTTCGTCGGCGCGCGATTCTCGATTGATTACGCGCCCGCCCTGTTGGTGGTGTTTTGGCGCTGCGTGGTGGTCACGCTCATCCTGTTGCCCTTCGTCGCCAAGTCGTTGCGGCAGACCTCCCTGCCCGTCCTGCTGAAAAACGCCGGTATTGGCCTGCTGGCCATGGCGGGCTATCTGGCCGGCGTCATCCAAGGCATCGCCCTCGGCGTACCGGCGGGTCTGGCCGCGTTGTTCGCCGACCTGCTGCCGATGGGCATGGCGCTGCTGGCCGCGCTGGTGCTGGGGCAACGATTGGCCTGGCAGGTCTGGGCTGGTTTGGTCATCGGTTTGGTCGGCGTGGTCGTGGTGACCCATGGCGCACTGGCCTGGGGCAACGCGCCTTTGTGGGCGTATGGCCTGCCGCTGCTCGGCATGCTGTCCCTCGCCGTCGCTACGCTCTGGCAGAAGCAACTGTCCGCCGAGGAATCGCTGGGTCTGCTGCCCAATCTGTGGCTGCAATGTTTCGTGTCGAGCATCGCATTCGCCATCGTCGAGGGAACCCAAGGCAGCCTGGCGCCGATCCCCAGCACGGGGTTTGCACTGAGCGTGCTGTGGACGGTGGGGTTGTCGACCGTGGGCGGATATGGGCTTTACTGGATATGCCTGCGCCGCGCGACCGCCACACGAGTTGCCAGCGTTTTGTACCTGAGCCCGCCGGTGACGATGGTTTGGGCGTGGGCGATGTTCGACGAACCCCTGTCGTGGCAGATGGTGTGCGGGATGTTGGTGTCCGGGGTCGGGATCTGGCTGGTGGTGCGCGCGGAGGCTCGGCAGAACCCGTCATGA
- a CDS encoding LysR family transcriptional regulator: MTAILDIELVRTFHAVARIGKFSAAAEQLHKSPAAVSVHIQRLEAVAGGRLLNRDNQSVSLTALGRRLLLSTTELLSTHDRVLADLHGTHLAGRITLGVPDEYAVHVIRDILPTFAAAWPNVVLELKTAPSYALRDLVQRGKLQAAVIAQPKGQPSAQVLVLTTPVWVGPTHTAVASMDPLPLAVHAAQCPYRQAMIESLKHSGRRLRVVLESPSNQAIKACVEAGLAISLIDRAMVTDNMQILDGLPVIPEHEIVFVRSSSSHDDEAVNLLAQAMQQHFRL, encoded by the coding sequence ATGACAGCGATCCTTGATATCGAGTTGGTCCGTACGTTTCACGCCGTCGCGCGGATCGGCAAATTCAGTGCGGCGGCCGAGCAGCTGCATAAAAGTCCGGCGGCAGTGAGCGTGCATATCCAGCGGCTGGAGGCGGTGGCCGGCGGGCGTTTGCTGAACCGGGATAACCAGTCCGTTTCCCTGACCGCACTCGGCAGGCGGCTGCTGTTGTCTACCACCGAACTGCTGAGCACCCATGACCGGGTGCTCGCCGATTTGCATGGCACTCATTTGGCCGGGCGCATTACCTTGGGCGTCCCCGATGAATATGCGGTCCATGTGATCCGCGACATCCTGCCGACCTTCGCGGCGGCGTGGCCCAATGTGGTGCTGGAGTTGAAGACCGCACCCAGCTATGCGCTGCGTGACCTGGTACAGCGCGGCAAGCTTCAGGCGGCGGTGATTGCCCAGCCGAAGGGGCAGCCGAGTGCGCAAGTGCTGGTCTTGACCACACCGGTCTGGGTCGGGCCGACTCACACCGCGGTGGCCTCGATGGACCCGTTGCCACTGGCCGTGCATGCGGCGCAATGTCCTTATCGACAAGCCATGATCGAGTCGCTCAAGCACAGCGGCAGACGCTTGCGGGTGGTGCTTGAAAGTCCCTCCAATCAGGCGATCAAGGCGTGTGTGGAGGCGGGGCTGGCGATCAGTCTGATCGACCGCGCCATGGTCACGGACAACATGCAGATCCTCGACGGATTGCCCGTGATTCCGGAGCATGAAATCGTGTTTGTGCGATCGTCATCCTCACACGACGATGAAGCAGTGAACCTGCTGGCTCAAGCCATGCAGCAACACTTTCGCCTCTGA
- a CDS encoding tyrosine-protein phosphatase yields MFQRLLCSLSVLSLSIAAAQAAETTTLDTPHLRSIDNFRDLAGTTTAYSTANDGTMRTGVFYRSNALTPSTADLATLNGLGIKAVYDLRTPTEIAGTPDTMLTGATYENIDIIGSTTSGANITTVSFKSAADAIAMMQQTNRAFVSDAGMRGQFTRLFNELASVDGAALFHCTAGKDRTGWTAAVLLSIAGVDNATIMSNYLATNDYTAARMKATLAAMPASMAAIYAPLLGVEASYLQAGLDQVTAQYGSMDNYLKQGLGLSQETLYVLRGKMVEYNSLPGQAGLIGNAAAGAQLLQQLQNSNLSGTYSAYNYYLQSAIDAGTLGGVESTVGGQVHADAASYLLRQGAMIDQAAAPFSSGTDLKVGQYRLWSAALAGYLGTDGSSHVASSNEHSQGLMIGLTQRFSDQLSAHGGFGYSRGNVGGAGGEADTDLTFFSVGARYAPGGLERGLFVDADLNAGWLDYDSKRDLGGGLGSAKGDSHGNLSGTSLALGYRLPLSVMTLEPSLGVRVSHLDLLGFTEKGSELALDVDSIQATRRSAVANLKASFAPIGMGAWNLVPGVEVGYEHVLGDHTVDSEGHLLGLDIEQRAAFDNRDQFTGGVNLMANLGALSVGAEVGASGGGDSHGFSGGLKASYLF; encoded by the coding sequence GTGTTTCAACGTCTTCTGTGTTCGCTGTCCGTTTTGAGCCTGTCCATCGCCGCTGCCCAGGCCGCCGAAACCACCACCCTCGATACGCCGCACCTGCGCAGCATCGATAATTTCCGTGACCTCGCCGGCACCACCACCGCGTATTCCACCGCCAATGACGGCACGATGCGCACCGGCGTGTTCTACCGCTCCAATGCGCTGACACCGTCGACGGCGGATCTGGCGACGTTGAACGGCTTGGGGATCAAGGCTGTTTATGACCTGCGCACGCCGACCGAAATTGCCGGCACCCCCGACACCATGCTCACGGGGGCGACCTACGAGAACATCGACATCATCGGCAGCACCACCTCCGGCGCGAACATCACCACGGTCTCGTTCAAGAGCGCAGCCGACGCCATCGCGATGATGCAGCAGACCAACCGCGCGTTCGTCAGCGATGCGGGGATGCGCGGCCAGTTCACCCGGTTGTTCAATGAACTCGCCAGTGTCGACGGCGCCGCGTTGTTCCATTGCACCGCCGGCAAGGACCGCACCGGTTGGACAGCCGCTGTGCTGTTGAGTATTGCCGGGGTCGACAACGCCACGATCATGAGCAACTACCTGGCGACCAACGATTACACCGCCGCGCGCATGAAAGCGACACTGGCGGCTATGCCGGCGAGTATGGCCGCGATCTATGCACCGTTGCTCGGCGTCGAGGCCAGTTACTTACAAGCGGGTTTGGATCAGGTCACCGCGCAGTACGGCAGCATGGACAACTACCTCAAGCAAGGGCTGGGTTTGTCCCAGGAAACCCTCTACGTGCTGCGCGGCAAAATGGTCGAGTACAACAGCCTGCCGGGCCAAGCGGGCTTGATCGGCAACGCCGCCGCTGGCGCGCAACTGTTGCAGCAGTTGCAGAACAGCAATTTGTCCGGCACCTACAGCGCCTATAACTATTACCTGCAATCGGCCATCGATGCCGGCACGCTCGGCGGTGTCGAATCCACCGTCGGCGGCCAGGTGCATGCGGACGCCGCGAGTTACTTGCTGCGTCAGGGCGCGATGATCGACCAGGCTGCGGCGCCGTTCAGCAGCGGCACGGACCTCAAGGTCGGCCAATACCGTTTGTGGAGCGCCGCGCTGGCGGGCTATCTCGGCACTGACGGCTCGTCCCATGTCGCCAGCAGCAACGAACACAGCCAAGGCTTGATGATCGGCCTGACCCAGCGCTTCTCCGACCAACTCAGCGCCCATGGCGGATTCGGCTACAGCCGTGGCAACGTTGGCGGGGCGGGTGGCGAGGCCGACACCGACCTGACGTTTTTCTCCGTGGGTGCCCGCTACGCGCCGGGCGGTCTGGAGCGCGGGTTGTTTGTCGATGCCGACCTCAACGCCGGTTGGCTCGACTACGACAGCAAGCGCGACCTCGGCGGCGGACTCGGTTCGGCCAAGGGCGACAGTCATGGCAATCTCTCCGGCACCAGCCTGGCGCTGGGCTACCGTTTGCCGCTCAGCGTGATGACCCTCGAACCGAGCCTCGGGGTGCGCGTCAGCCATCTGGATTTGTTGGGTTTCACAGAGAAGGGCAGCGAACTGGCTCTCGACGTCGATAGTATCCAGGCTACCCGCCGCAGTGCGGTGGCGAATCTCAAGGCCTCGTTCGCGCCGATTGGAATGGGCGCGTGGAATCTAGTGCCGGGTGTCGAAGTGGGTTACGAGCATGTGCTGGGCGATCACACGGTCGACAGCGAAGGCCATCTGCTGGGCCTGGACATCGAACAGCGCGCCGCCTTCGACAACCGCGATCAGTTCACGGGCGGCGTCAACCTCATGGCCAATCTCGGTGCGCTGAGCGTGGGGGCTGAAGTTGGCGCCAGTGGTGGCGGCGACAGCCATGGTTTCAGCGGCGGTCTCAAGGCCAGCTACCTATTCTGA